A genomic stretch from Phycisphaerae bacterium includes:
- a CDS encoding N-acetylmuramoyl-L-alanine amidase-like domain-containing protein, with the protein MAYRRVFLAFFLMAGGACSSSPSIHQSHSSEIRIHELDEKRLDAYLCRLAREEPDYRKRVALVARTTIGQPYRLGPLGEYPFELYDPDPLYCLTAGDCVTFVEQTIAMALAHDWPSFFQTLQRLRYKDGRIGMLSRNHFTETDWNLNNAWLLEDVTKKLPGAAAYRVRVDRAAFFKQFGLAYSADPIDFEDAHVPRRYFPEVLPLLQDADVVEFVRADKGQLYVGHLGFVFHNASAAPTLLHATKPAVREEPLAEYLARHDNVAGIKVLRLRSEKSVTP; encoded by the coding sequence ATGGCTTATCGGCGCGTTTTCCTTGCCTTTTTTCTGATGGCAGGTGGAGCTTGCAGCTCATCCCCGTCCATTCATCAATCCCACAGCTCTGAAATCCGAATCCACGAGCTCGATGAGAAACGGCTCGATGCTTATCTCTGTCGCCTGGCGCGCGAAGAGCCGGATTACCGCAAGCGCGTCGCGCTCGTCGCACGGACCACGATCGGTCAGCCCTATCGACTGGGTCCGCTCGGGGAATACCCGTTTGAACTCTACGATCCGGATCCCTTGTATTGCCTGACCGCCGGCGACTGCGTGACGTTCGTTGAACAGACAATCGCGATGGCCCTGGCGCACGACTGGCCGTCCTTCTTCCAAACGTTGCAAAGATTACGCTACAAGGACGGCCGGATCGGCATGTTGTCCCGGAACCACTTCACCGAGACGGACTGGAACCTCAATAACGCCTGGTTACTGGAAGATGTTACCAAAAAGCTGCCCGGGGCCGCCGCCTATCGCGTCCGCGTTGACCGCGCCGCGTTCTTTAAGCAATTCGGCCTCGCGTATTCCGCCGACCCGATCGATTTTGAGGACGCCCATGTTCCCCGGCGGTATTTTCCCGAGGTGCTGCCGCTTCTCCAGGACGCCGACGTCGTCGAGTTCGTCCGCGCCGACAAGGGACAGTTGTACGTCGGCCACTTGGGATTCGTCTTTCACAACGCATCCGCCGCTCCGACGCTTCTCCACGCGACAAAGCCTGCCGTCCGCGAGGAGCCCCTCGCAGAATACCTCGCCCGCCACGATAATGTCGCCGGTATCAAAGTCCTCCGCCTGCGATCCGAGAAGTCCGTCACCCCATG
- the rpoN gene encoding RNA polymerase factor sigma-54 encodes MSQYLSMLPSQQMRLEQRLTPQLIQSMEILTLPLLALEAKVREELESNPVLEELEPEAPPTDKAPREDLPASESNNAEAESFERLERMSREMEFDPGDLPYGRGGAGGGMNTDRDSKLDAMANTASRGECLRDQLLKQWSLVDTSPEIKQAGEAIIDWLDEDGYLRTEEEHHPTRDNGDTPEATPLIIERSPEQHAQLMEQIARSRTPPPQFTVLNEALALVQTLEPTGVAARDLSECLLIQLRAKQEANPDGPEANPLCEELVRHHLGDLARNLYPAVSKATGASIDEIKDALKTIGKLNHHPGLLVQPSNVPRISPDILVDYAEEGDGYTLRLARGNSPRLRISHQYRQMLQDRSTDKATRDFIKGRIESASVLKDAIEYRRQRLLQIGHILLERQREFFDYGPQFLKVLRMRDLAEELGCDPSTISRTVDGKYIQSPRGLYPLRQFFAGGTTVGSGETVTWDSMKARVKEIIDGEDKTKPLTDDEIVKIYNQTAKIPVARRTVAKYRQQLGIPPHRERRVY; translated from the coding sequence ATGTCCCAATATCTCTCAATGTTGCCGTCGCAGCAGATGCGGCTTGAGCAACGCCTAACGCCACAACTGATCCAATCCATGGAGATCCTTACCCTTCCGCTCCTCGCCCTGGAGGCCAAGGTCCGGGAGGAATTGGAGTCCAACCCGGTTCTCGAGGAACTCGAGCCCGAAGCCCCACCGACCGACAAGGCCCCCCGAGAAGATCTGCCCGCCAGCGAGTCCAACAACGCCGAGGCTGAGAGCTTCGAGCGCCTGGAGCGCATGTCGCGCGAGATGGAATTCGACCCCGGCGATCTTCCCTACGGCCGCGGCGGCGCGGGCGGCGGCATGAACACCGACCGCGACTCCAAGCTCGACGCAATGGCCAACACTGCATCGCGCGGCGAGTGTCTCCGCGACCAGCTCCTCAAACAATGGTCGCTGGTAGACACCTCCCCCGAAATCAAACAGGCCGGCGAAGCCATCATCGACTGGCTGGACGAAGACGGCTACCTCCGCACCGAGGAAGAGCACCACCCCACGCGCGACAACGGCGACACCCCCGAAGCGACGCCGCTCATCATCGAACGATCCCCCGAGCAGCACGCGCAGCTCATGGAGCAGATCGCCCGGTCGCGCACGCCACCGCCCCAATTTACCGTGCTGAACGAAGCCCTGGCCCTCGTTCAAACGCTCGAACCGACCGGCGTCGCCGCGCGCGACCTCTCTGAGTGTTTGCTCATTCAGCTTCGCGCCAAGCAGGAAGCCAACCCCGACGGTCCGGAAGCCAACCCGTTGTGCGAGGAGCTTGTCCGCCATCACCTGGGCGACCTGGCACGCAACCTCTACCCCGCGGTTTCCAAGGCGACCGGGGCGTCGATCGACGAGATCAAGGACGCCCTGAAAACCATCGGCAAGCTCAATCACCATCCCGGTCTGCTCGTGCAACCATCGAACGTCCCGCGGATTTCCCCGGATATCCTCGTGGACTACGCGGAAGAGGGCGATGGCTACACCCTTCGCCTTGCCCGCGGCAACAGCCCCCGTCTGCGGATCTCGCACCAATATCGCCAGATGCTCCAGGACCGTTCCACGGACAAGGCCACGCGCGACTTCATCAAAGGCCGCATCGAATCCGCCAGCGTCCTCAAGGACGCCATCGAATACCGGCGCCAGCGATTGCTGCAAATCGGTCACATTCTCCTCGAACGCCAGCGCGAATTCTTCGACTACGGCCCGCAGTTTCTCAAGGTCCTGCGCATGCGCGATCTCGCCGAAGAACTCGGCTGCGACCCTTCCACCATCAGCCGCACGGTCGACGGCAAGTACATCCAGTCGCCCCGTGGTCTCTACCCGCTTCGCCAGTTCTTCGCCGGCGGCACGACCGTCGGCTCCGGCGAGACCGTGACGTGGGACAGCATGAAGGCCAGGGTCAAGGAAATCATCGACGGGGAGGACAAGACCAAGCCGCTGACGGACGACGAGATCGTCAAGATCTACAATCAGACCGCAAAGATACCGGTCGCGCGAAGGACCGTGGCCAAGTACCGCCAGCAACTCGGCATTCCTCCCCACCGCGAGCGGCGGGTATACTGA
- the recR gene encoding recombination mediator RecR — translation MPDPTPSSLTRLMSEFEKLPGIGPRSAERLAFHILKSDKDKALALASAIREVKENVRHCKICYNLTETDPCAICADSRRDQAVIFVVEQPKDVLLLEATGLIRGVYHVLLGHIAPLDGIEPGDLTIDALVARVKSGAVREVVLATNPTLEGEGTALHIKSVLAPHGVQVTRLARGLPTGSQIEYATRAVLQDAIEGRGSF, via the coding sequence TTGCCCGATCCCACTCCTTCCTCGCTCACCCGCCTCATGTCCGAGTTCGAGAAACTCCCCGGTATCGGCCCGCGCAGCGCCGAACGCCTCGCCTTTCACATTCTCAAATCGGACAAGGATAAGGCCCTGGCCCTCGCCTCCGCGATCCGCGAGGTCAAGGAGAATGTTCGCCACTGCAAGATCTGTTACAACTTGACAGAGACCGACCCCTGCGCGATCTGCGCCGATTCTCGGCGCGACCAAGCCGTCATCTTCGTCGTCGAACAGCCCAAGGACGTCCTGCTGCTGGAAGCGACCGGCCTCATCCGCGGTGTTTACCACGTCCTGCTCGGCCACATCGCCCCGCTCGACGGCATCGAGCCCGGTGACCTGACCATCGACGCCCTCGTTGCCCGCGTCAAATCCGGTGCCGTCCGCGAAGTCGTACTCGCCACCAACCCGACCCTGGAAGGCGAAGGCACGGCCCTGCACATCAAGAGCGTCCTCGCCCCTCACGGCGTGCAAGTCACGCGGCTCGCCCGCGGGTTACCGACCGGCTCGCAAATCGAATACGCGACCAGGGCGGTGCTGCAAGATGCAATCGAAGGCCGAGGCAGTTTCTAG
- a CDS encoding YbaB/EbfC family nucleoid-associated protein gives MFGSLGDLAGLMKQAKQMQSKMKEMQETLANARFEADSGAGAVTATVSGKLELVGLKISPSAVTDDVELLEDLVKSAVAAAQRKANEGVKAQMQQITGGMNLPGLEGMLGGQ, from the coding sequence ATGTTCGGATCACTTGGCGATCTGGCCGGCCTGATGAAGCAGGCCAAGCAGATGCAGTCGAAGATGAAGGAAATGCAGGAGACGCTGGCCAATGCCCGCTTCGAGGCGGATAGCGGCGCCGGCGCCGTCACGGCCACCGTCTCGGGCAAGCTCGAACTGGTCGGATTGAAAATCAGCCCGTCGGCCGTCACCGACGACGTCGAACTTCTGGAAGACCTTGTGAAATCCGCCGTGGCCGCCGCCCAGCGTAAGGCCAACGAAGGCGTCAAGGCGCAGATGCAGCAGATCACGGGCGGCATGAATCTGCCGGGGCTCGAGGGGATGTTGGGAGGGCAATAG
- the dnaX gene encoding DNA polymerase III subunit gamma/tau, producing MSYTVLARKFRSRTFDEVVGQSAVTTTLKNAISQNRVHHGYLFCGTRGVGKTSVARILAKALNCLSAEGPTTTPCGTCDSCQMIARGEDMDVVEIDAASNTGVDHIRELRTNAVYRPTRSRFKVYIIDEVHMLSTGAFNALLKTLEEPPGHVKFIMATTESQKVPATILSRVQRFDFKSISPAEIAEQMTKICADEGIEAEPEALKRLARLANGSMRDGLSLLDQVISMAGRVSLQVVNEILPAAHDELFAALIDRLAEHDAAGVLAVADQSLSQGHALDHWCNLLISQIRDLMLMRLCGEQTDLVDVPAGLRSSLAEQCKKFDGGAYVYFISVLEELRRSVKSSGSGRPLVEAALVRMAEAANFSSIESLLAQVQGGASTHRPTPSSAPPPRIATSTPAAASPPVPPPSNAPPRTAPAPPMKKRDPIASAASPPVNPVTKRMTQADLKAAHAEPMVQAALEVFGGQIVHVQRDGADAPAPSTEH from the coding sequence ATGTCGTACACGGTCCTTGCTCGTAAGTTTCGCAGCCGCACCTTCGACGAGGTCGTGGGCCAGTCCGCCGTGACGACGACGCTCAAGAACGCCATCAGCCAGAATCGCGTCCACCACGGCTATCTCTTTTGCGGAACGCGCGGGGTGGGCAAAACTTCCGTCGCCCGCATCCTGGCCAAGGCCCTGAATTGCCTGTCGGCAGAGGGCCCCACCACCACACCCTGCGGGACGTGTGATTCCTGTCAGATGATCGCCCGCGGCGAGGACATGGACGTCGTTGAGATCGACGCGGCCTCCAACACCGGCGTCGATCATATCCGCGAACTGCGCACCAACGCGGTCTACCGCCCGACGCGGAGCCGCTTCAAGGTTTACATCATCGACGAAGTCCACATGCTGAGCACCGGGGCCTTCAACGCCCTGCTCAAGACGCTCGAAGAGCCGCCCGGACATGTCAAATTCATCATGGCGACGACAGAGTCGCAGAAGGTCCCCGCGACCATCCTCAGCCGCGTCCAGCGTTTCGATTTCAAGTCCATCTCCCCCGCCGAAATCGCCGAACAGATGACCAAGATCTGTGCCGACGAAGGAATCGAGGCGGAGCCGGAAGCGCTCAAACGACTCGCCCGCCTTGCCAACGGCTCCATGCGCGATGGTCTTTCCCTGCTCGACCAGGTCATCTCCATGGCCGGCAGAGTTTCACTGCAAGTCGTCAATGAGATCCTGCCCGCGGCGCACGACGAACTTTTCGCGGCCTTGATCGACCGCCTCGCCGAACACGACGCCGCCGGGGTCCTGGCCGTGGCCGACCAGTCCCTCTCCCAGGGCCATGCGCTGGACCACTGGTGCAACCTCCTGATCTCCCAGATTCGCGATCTCATGTTGATGCGCCTGTGCGGTGAACAGACGGATCTCGTCGATGTGCCCGCCGGCCTTCGCTCGTCATTGGCGGAACAGTGCAAAAAGTTTGACGGCGGCGCCTACGTCTATTTCATCAGCGTGCTCGAAGAGCTTCGCCGCAGCGTCAAATCCAGCGGCAGCGGCCGGCCGCTGGTCGAGGCCGCGCTCGTTCGGATGGCCGAAGCCGCCAACTTCTCCTCTATTGAATCGCTTCTCGCACAAGTCCAGGGCGGCGCGTCCACCCATCGGCCGACGCCTTCGTCCGCACCACCGCCGCGCATCGCGACCTCGACGCCCGCGGCTGCCTCGCCACCAGTGCCCCCGCCGTCCAATGCTCCGCCGCGAACCGCGCCCGCGCCACCCATGAAGAAGCGCGATCCCATCGCTTCCGCCGCTTCCCCGCCGGTCAATCCCGTGACCAAACGCATGACCCAGGCGGATCTGAAGGCGGCCCACGCCGAACCAATGGTCCAAGCGGCCCTCGAAGTCTTCGGCGGCCAAATCGTCCACGTACAACGCGACGGCGCCGATGCCCCGGCCCCATCAACGGAACACTAG
- a CDS encoding peptidylprolyl isomerase — MMADLFNVMLAVSATCWAQTPPPEETAVATVDKPLASMVRAVLRTDRATIPVGSEVFVEFAIENMTDEPVKLVVPGALEGRARPEWGMGLPLEHVFSATDFKGLDVASEDFPNLGDRITRKPDFPVAPVTLAPFATIGLRFDVSRFYPGLHQAGVYQLRWRPYGGALEAPPLVLNVVQYKQVVMDTEHGALTLQLLYDKAPRHVANFLDLVERRFYSNKTFHMVYDHQFILGGCPNGDGTGKRPDGATLPPEFNDTPFELGTVGMALIAGDPNSGSSQFFICLSRQPAWDGRYTAFAQITGPQSLATLRKLGEVPTDENRRPLKPLIIKSITAADVGAPLRSGT; from the coding sequence ATGATGGCCGACCTGTTCAACGTGATGCTCGCCGTGTCGGCCACGTGCTGGGCGCAAACCCCGCCGCCGGAGGAAACCGCCGTTGCGACGGTCGATAAGCCGCTCGCCTCGATGGTCCGCGCGGTGCTTCGTACGGACCGGGCGACGATCCCGGTCGGGAGCGAAGTGTTTGTCGAATTCGCCATTGAGAACATGACTGACGAGCCCGTGAAGCTCGTCGTGCCCGGCGCTCTGGAAGGCCGCGCCCGACCCGAATGGGGCATGGGTCTGCCGCTGGAACATGTCTTCTCGGCAACCGATTTCAAGGGCCTCGACGTCGCATCCGAGGACTTCCCCAACCTGGGCGATCGAATCACTCGCAAGCCCGATTTTCCAGTCGCGCCGGTCACGCTGGCTCCCTTCGCCACGATCGGCCTGCGGTTTGACGTTTCACGCTTTTATCCCGGCCTTCACCAGGCCGGAGTTTACCAACTTCGCTGGAGACCGTACGGCGGCGCCCTCGAAGCCCCGCCGCTGGTGCTTAACGTCGTGCAATACAAGCAGGTCGTCATGGATACAGAGCACGGCGCTCTGACGCTGCAATTGCTGTACGACAAAGCGCCGCGCCACGTCGCCAATTTCCTCGATCTGGTCGAACGCCGCTTCTACAGCAACAAGACGTTTCACATGGTGTACGATCACCAGTTCATCCTCGGCGGCTGTCCCAACGGCGACGGCACGGGCAAGCGTCCCGACGGCGCGACCCTCCCCCCCGAGTTCAACGACACGCCGTTCGAACTCGGCACGGTCGGCATGGCCCTGATCGCCGGAGATCCCAACAGCGGCAGCAGCCAATTCTTCATCTGCCTCTCCCGACAACCCGCCTGGGATGGCCGCTACACCGCCTTCGCCCAGATCACCGGCCCGCAATCGCTGGCCACACTGCGCAAGCTCGGCGAAGTCCCCACCGACGAAAACCGCCGCCCGCTTAAGCCGCTGATTATCAAAAGCATCACGGCGGCAGACGTCGGCGCACCGCTGCGAAGCGGCACGTAA
- a CDS encoding sugar transferase, which yields MMTHSRAWRQLRVGMIAADALTVALTYVLADLLRCRLYMHCEWPELLAGKISSVREVHVKVLALLPVGWPIILNWLGWYELRWRSWQWLARSIIAASACLGLLIAGLALLFARDLYPRAQIGFVLALIPATTLAIRGINSLAGRWISSRQRRHVLIVGTGRDAVRLRRLMRASALGRPMVLGHLRGFWETDASKAVTGAVLGDIDQLGPILDGQVVDEVMFCAPLDELTRLQPYIRLCEEVGVTAEVQAESLRCHSSPELVNFHGLPLLAYSRAPHSPELLSVKRALDVIIAVIGIIVSAPIMTICALAIKAGSPGPVLFRQRRSGLNGREFQMFKFRTMEAAAEERQAEIAHMNELDGPAFKIKNDPRITGIGRFLRRWSLDELPQLFNVLLGDMSLVGPRPPLPSEVERYDRWQRRRLSMRPGLTCLWQIKGRNRIGFEEWMKLDLFYIDNWSLKLDFLILCRTISTVLSGTGA from the coding sequence ATGATGACGCACTCACGAGCATGGCGACAGCTTCGCGTCGGGATGATCGCCGCCGATGCGCTCACCGTCGCCCTGACCTACGTGCTCGCGGATCTTCTTCGCTGCCGCCTCTACATGCACTGTGAGTGGCCGGAGTTGCTCGCCGGAAAGATCAGCAGCGTCCGGGAGGTCCACGTCAAGGTCCTCGCGCTCCTGCCGGTCGGATGGCCCATCATCCTCAATTGGCTCGGCTGGTACGAGCTTCGCTGGCGCTCCTGGCAATGGCTGGCCCGAAGCATCATCGCCGCCAGCGCCTGCCTCGGATTGCTGATCGCCGGACTGGCCTTGCTTTTCGCCCGCGACCTCTACCCCCGGGCGCAAATCGGCTTCGTTCTCGCCCTCATTCCTGCGACCACTCTCGCCATTCGCGGTATAAACAGCCTGGCGGGACGGTGGATCAGCTCCCGGCAGCGGCGGCACGTGCTCATCGTCGGCACCGGCCGCGACGCCGTCCGATTACGGAGGCTTATGCGGGCCTCGGCGCTCGGCCGCCCCATGGTGCTCGGGCATCTTCGCGGTTTTTGGGAAACGGACGCGTCGAAAGCGGTGACCGGCGCGGTGCTGGGCGACATCGACCAACTCGGCCCGATTCTGGATGGGCAGGTGGTGGACGAGGTAATGTTTTGTGCCCCGTTGGACGAACTGACGCGGCTGCAACCCTATATCCGGTTGTGTGAAGAGGTCGGTGTAACGGCCGAGGTCCAGGCGGAATCGCTTCGATGCCACTCATCGCCCGAATTGGTGAACTTCCACGGCCTGCCGCTCCTGGCCTACAGCCGCGCGCCGCATTCCCCGGAACTGCTCTCCGTCAAACGGGCCCTGGACGTGATCATCGCGGTTATCGGAATCATCGTTTCCGCGCCGATAATGACGATATGCGCCCTTGCCATCAAGGCCGGATCTCCCGGCCCGGTCTTGTTCCGCCAACGCCGCTCCGGGCTGAACGGCCGGGAGTTTCAGATGTTCAAATTCCGCACGATGGAGGCCGCGGCCGAAGAGCGACAGGCGGAAATTGCGCATATGAACGAGCTGGACGGACCGGCCTTCAAGATCAAAAACGACCCGCGCATCACGGGCATCGGCCGATTCCTGCGGCGCTGGAGCCTCGACGAATTACCGCAGCTCTTCAATGTCCTGTTGGGGGACATGTCGCTGGTCGGTCCGCGGCCGCCGTTGCCGTCAGAGGTCGAGCGCTACGATCGCTGGCAGCGCCGCCGGCTCAGCATGCGGCCGGGATTGACCTGTCTGTGGCAGATCAAAGGACGCAATCGCATCGGCTTCGAGGAATGGATGAAGCTCGACCTCTTTTACATCGACAACTGGTCGCTCAAGTTGGATTTCCTCATCCTCTGTCGTACCATCTCCACCGTCCTGTCCGGGACGGGGGCCTAA
- a CDS encoding biotin transporter BioY codes for MTTQRTLGDFVWSRPDPSLTFVRDLGLVLGGSMLIVLGAKLSVPFVPVPLTFQGFAVVLVGAALGSRLGAFAAMAYLIEGLAGLPVFALPGAGPGYFLGPTGWTAGYLFSFPIAAWVVGALAEQGWDRRYLTTILALAAGQAVILAGGFIWLSWFVGSRGAFLTGVVPFLFGDVLKSALAALALPAAWRLVGRRAGQTDRP; via the coding sequence ATGACGACGCAGCGAACCCTGGGGGATTTTGTTTGGTCGCGGCCCGACCCGAGCCTCACGTTCGTACGCGACCTCGGACTGGTGTTGGGCGGGAGCATGCTCATCGTGCTCGGCGCGAAACTGAGCGTGCCCTTTGTTCCGGTACCACTGACTTTTCAAGGTTTCGCGGTCGTGTTGGTCGGGGCGGCGCTCGGCAGCCGGCTTGGCGCTTTCGCCGCGATGGCTTACCTCATTGAAGGGCTCGCCGGATTGCCGGTGTTTGCTTTGCCGGGCGCGGGGCCCGGCTATTTCCTCGGTCCCACGGGCTGGACGGCCGGTTATCTCTTCTCCTTTCCCATTGCCGCCTGGGTCGTCGGCGCTTTGGCGGAGCAGGGTTGGGACCGGCGGTACCTTACGACCATTCTGGCATTGGCTGCAGGACAAGCCGTCATTTTGGCCGGTGGGTTCATCTGGCTCTCCTGGTTTGTTGGCTCGCGCGGGGCTTTTCTGACCGGCGTTGTGCCATTCTTGTTCGGCGACGTCCTCAAATCCGCCCTGGCTGCTCTCGCCCTGCCGGCCGCGTGGCGCCTTGTCGGTCGCCGCGCCGGGCAAACCGATCGCCCGTGA
- a CDS encoding flagellar hook-basal body protein, with protein MIYGLWQSAAGLQTQDYRQAIIANNLANVDTPGFKPDRIAFRERLSAAFAGAPRPTRHPVLDALPGGLFETPVHTDYSTASIETTTNPLDVAIDGGGFLTVRTPEGLRYTRDGRMTLSRDGELRHASSGFPMVDAEGRSLLLEPSQPGQIKIDEQGRVKQGERTAGRLAVVDFADRSALEKTGQNLFVSDRARATPSSGTVRQFAVEASGADPITSLVEMIDATRAYQLNANMLTLQDESLGRLVNELGRIG; from the coding sequence ATGATCTATGGGTTGTGGCAATCGGCCGCGGGCCTGCAAACGCAGGACTATCGCCAGGCGATCATCGCCAACAACCTGGCGAACGTCGACACGCCCGGCTTCAAACCCGATCGGATCGCGTTTCGCGAGCGGCTCTCCGCCGCCTTCGCGGGCGCTCCGCGGCCGACGCGGCACCCCGTCCTCGACGCGCTGCCCGGCGGATTGTTTGAGACGCCGGTTCACACCGACTATTCGACCGCGTCCATCGAAACCACAACGAACCCCCTGGATGTCGCCATCGATGGCGGCGGCTTCCTGACAGTCCGAACTCCCGAGGGCCTGCGCTACACCCGCGACGGACGCATGACGCTGAGTCGCGACGGCGAATTGCGGCACGCGTCGAGCGGTTTTCCCATGGTCGATGCCGAGGGTCGATCGCTGTTGCTCGAACCTTCGCAGCCCGGACAAATCAAGATTGACGAGCAGGGCCGGGTGAAGCAGGGCGAACGAACCGCCGGCCGGCTGGCCGTCGTCGATTTCGCCGATCGGAGCGCGTTGGAGAAAACCGGACAGAACCTCTTTGTGTCGGATCGCGCCCGAGCGACTCCCTCCTCGGGCACGGTCCGGCAATTTGCCGTCGAGGCCTCCGGCGCCGATCCGATCACGTCGCTCGTGGAGATGATCGACGCGACGCGGGCGTATCAGCTCAACGCCAACATGCTCACCTTGCAGGATGAATCGCTCGGACGACTGGTGAACGAATTGGGACGAATCGGTTGA